From the genome of Vicia villosa cultivar HV-30 ecotype Madison, WI unplaced genomic scaffold, Vvil1.0 ctg.006018F_1_1, whole genome shotgun sequence:
GTGGTTGCTTGTACAATgggttaaccttcgggaaaggcaacaggcgATCTTTAACTCTATTTTCAACCCAATCTGTGTAGGCTTGTCTGGCAACGGGATTCTTTTCACCAAGAGAAATCTGATCATTTGTATGGATGCTATTCCAGGCACTCCTCACTTTCTCTAGACCCTTTGGATCGGTTCCCTTCTCAAAGCAAACGGACTCGaatatctctttgtccaaaggcttgtcttcaagtgcaaaacccaactgacgcAGCGCTAGCTTAGGATTGTAATTGATAACACCTTTTGTTCCTATGAGAGGAACGTTGTCAAAAGTACCACAACTAGTTATAACTTTCTCTACGTCCATCCCAGTAGGACACCAGACAATGTCATTTCcggtaagccccatgatcctttgaggccatttctgaGTAGAAGTAATGAAAGGACCACTTGTAGGCAGGTGGGACTTAAACCAGGTGTATAACAACGGCAAACAATTTCTTATGGCTCCTCCTTTCCCATATCGAGAGTGAACAGAATAGTACGTATCGGCTAGCAAAGTAGGGACCGGATTCTTCTCCACAAAAAGACATATAGCAGCC
Proteins encoded in this window:
- the LOC131642885 gene encoding uncharacterized protein LOC131642885; translation: MANNVTATREATRRTHTYSFHREGLIQLGQLGGLITGHNKTVFTENYGNILTLLDSHVDEWEKPDLNNIANALYLSIEDVLGNWKKNGSTQGFYMSFLVEKAQELASKKMWEAFNALLAVLIYGIVMFPNIHKFVDLAAICLFVEKNPVPTLLADTYYSVHSRYGKGGAIRNCLPLLYTWFKSHLPTSGPFITSTQKWPQRIMGLTGNDIVWCPTGMDVEKVITSCDKPLDKEIFESVCFEKGTDPKGLEKVRSAWNSIHTNDQISLGEKNPVARQAYTDWVENRVKDRLLPFPK